A segment of the Flavobacteriales bacterium genome:
TTCCTCTAGAATAGAATTTCACTGATTTATTTGTCAAATTATGATCAAATTCAGGAGAAATCAAAATAGCGGTATCAGATGTAGAATATGAAGTACGAAGACGCATTACATTACTTGAATCATAAGCTGAAGATGTAGCGTATTTGTGCACTCCATAGAACGAAGACGAAGAAGCAATATCCTCGTATTCAGACCAACATTTTGTAAGTCCTTCACCGTTTGCAACTCCTTCAAAACTTTCGTTTGTAATTGCTGAAATAGTATTACAAAGTGTAGTTCCAGAAACTTCACTTGTCCATAAACTAGTATCCCCTGCACCACAAATGGCTCTTACATAGAAATCGTAAGTTGTTCCATCGTTAAGTCCTGTTACTGTTTTAAAAGTATCAGTAGAAGTTACGAAAGTTCCAGATCCTTGAGTAAATCCTGTTTCTCCATATTCCACTTCATAAGTTCCTGCGGCTGTTTCTGGAGTCCAGCTAAATGTCATACTATCTGTTCCGATAGCTGAAATCATTAAACTATCTGGCTTCACACAGGCAGGAATTGTTTCCCAATTGAAATCATCGATATATACCGAACAATAATCATCATCTGTTAAATACTTTATTGCTAAAAATTTATGAGTAGTTGTTTGGTCATAGTTCACCGAATACTCTGTATAAGTAGCAGTAAGCATTACTGTATCAACCACTGTAAACGAAGCGGTATCTGAAGGACTCGTCATTGTTCCTAGAATAACACCTGTGTTTCCTGGCCCTGTTTCTTTCGCAAAGAATCTTGCTCTATGTGTTCCATTAGGGAGATCATTAAGCTCAGGTGTAATAAAATAAATTTGAGCATCTATATCTGCAGAGTTATACAGTCTTATATGTCTATTTCCACTATTTGGACTTGTAGAAGAATAAGTATAAGCTCTCGCTGAAGTAGAAGTTGAATTAATCACATTTGCCCAACAATCTGGAACAATTGCTGAAGCGTAAGAATCAAAGTTTTCGCTAAAAGAATTAACAGTACCACATTCTGTAGTAAAGTTCATTGTTGTAGAAGCACTTGTATCTGTTGCTGAACAAACTGCAAATACATTAATAGTATAGTCTGTATTTCCATTTAATCCAGTAATTGTTTCAGTAGTATCAGAACTTGTTCCTGATGCAATTATTGTTGTTGAATCTAGTTCTGTTATTTCATAGTAATATGAATTAGCAGAAGCTACGGCATCCCAATAAACAGCAGCAGAACTATCTGTTGTTGAGTCCAAGCTTACTGTGTTTATCTCCAAACAAGATGGAGTTTGCTCCCACATAAAATTATCAATAAATCCACTACTGTAGTTCGTATTAGATAAGTATTTAATCGCTACATAATTATGATTTGCATGCGTAATTTCTTTTCTATAAACTGTGTATGTTGAAGTAAGATCTATTGTATCCACAGGAGTGAAACTTGCTGTATCCATTGCTGATGCAATTGTTCCTACTACGAATTTACTTGTACTTGAGGAACCTTTTACCATCATGTTTATTCTATGTGTACCTGCTGCCAGAGTTGTTAATTCTGGAGACAAAGCCGTAAGATTTAAGTTTGAACCTGTTATTGAGGAATTATAAAATCTTAAATGTTTCGTTCCTATTGGACCTGTAGAGGTATAAGCTTCGATATCCGTAAAGCTATTCCCTACTTCTATAGAAGACCAACAGTCTGGTAATGCTCCTGTAGCAGTATTATCAAAAGAATCTGCAAATGTTGCGTATGTTATACAATTTGTCGTGAAATTAAAACTCATTTCATCAGATGTAGTATCTGCTCCAGTACAATTTGTGAATATTTCTAAATTATAATCCGTATTTGGCATTAGCCCAGAGAAATTTAAAAAAGTATCCGAAGTATTTCCTTGAAATACAGCTGTAGTATTTCCTACTTCAAATAATTTATAAGCATAATCTGTTGCATTTGCAGAACTATCTTGCCAACTTAATACAGCACTTGTATCCGTAATATTAGCATCCATTGCATAAGGAGTAAAACAAGTAAACGGAATTGTTAAAGGTCCGCTTACATCATCAATACTTAAACGCAGCTCATCTTTTGAAATCGCTTGAAAGGCAACTCTTACTGTTTGACCAGCATAAGTTCCTAATGGATATGAGTATTTCGTCCAAGTTGTTGGAGGAGTAATATTTGTATCCAAAGTAACTGTGAAATCTGCGGTATCTGTACCATCTCCAGAGTTTGATAGTTTTAAATGAAACTGATCTTGATAAGTACTTGAATTATTCCTCGCATAAAAATGAAGCGTATCTGTTGGAAAAATCACTAATTCTCTGGTAATTAACCAATCATTATGTGCCTGTGAAGAATGATATCCTATGGAAGCAGAATTAGATCCCGTATGCGGATTAGTACTGTACTGAGACCATGCCCTTCCAGAGGAACCATAGTCCAAAACTTCCCACCCTTGAGGGGGAAATTGATTTCCTTCAAAACTTTCGTTTAAAGGTTGTGCCATTCCTGAAAAAGAAAATAATATCAGGAAAACACTTAGTAAGTATGAGTTTTTCATATGAATATAAGTTTAAAAATCATAGAAAAACATCAAAAAAAGTACCAAGTTTGCAATAATTTAACATTGAAAATTTGTATAAACTCAAAAACCGCACTATATTACTGGCTTTTTGAATGTTATATTGTTTAATTTTTAAATAAATAACACTATTTTGGTATAAAATTAAACAAATCTCAATGGATTATTTAACTTCAATTATAGTAAAACCCTTAAAAAAACATGATTTCGACTATCTTTGAGAGATAAGAATCTGCAAAATGAGAATGATTTTACAACGTGTTTCACAGGCACGACTCACTTCAAGAAAAAACTTCCTTTCTGAAATTCAAAACGGGCTATTCATCTTAGTAGGCGTGGGAGACGAGGATAGCAAAGAAGATGCCAAATGGCTTGTTCAAAAAGTGTTAAAATGCCGTATTTTTTCTGATGAAAATGATCTTATGAATTTATCGGTCATGGATACCAAAGGTGAATTACTGGTGGTCAGTCAATTTACCCTTCATGCTTCTTATAAAAAAGGAAATAGACCTTCATTCATAAAAGCTGCAAAAGCTCAAAAAGCTTTAGAACTTTATGAATATACCGTCAATCTCTTCAAAGAACAATATCAAGAAAGTGCCGTAAAAATGGGCTCTTTTGGAAATCATATGGAGATTTCTTGCGTAAACGACGGACCAGTAACCCTCATTTTTGATAGTAAAAACAAAGAATAATGGAACTAAAAGAATTACAAGAACAAGTAGATAATTGGATCAAGACCTATGGCGTACGTTATTTTAGTGAGCTAACCAATATGGCAATCCTCACAGAAGAAGTAGGCGAACTGGCAAGAATCATGAGCCGACGCTATGGTGAACAATCCGAAAAAGAGAGCGATAAAAACAAAGACTTAGGCGATGAAATTGCGGATGTACTTTGGGTGCTTACCTGCATTGCAAATCAAACAGGAATAGACCTAGAAAAAGCCCTCCAAAAAAACTTCGAAAAGAAAACCCAACGTGATGCTACAAGGCATTTGGAAAATAAAAAACTGGAGTGATAGATTTGAAAGTTAATTACTCAATGGCATAAGCCCCTTCAAAGAGAGGAAGGGGGATATTCTACAAAAAAAATACTCCAAAAATGAAACTAAAACCTATGGGTAAATTAACACCAAAAATGGAATTATTTATCAAACAGTTTGACGCTATTTATCATAAAATATCATCCAAAAAAGGGTGCTCCAAACAGTTTTCACAACAAAACAACCGAGGTGTTCAGTAAAATTATTAGTAATAAAATAGCTTAATCAGATTTTTTATCACTATTTTTTTTCTTTTCAAGTAGTACTAGATATACACCTCCACAAACGAGAAAAACACTAATCATGTTTTTATAATCATAAATATGATCTGTATTAAATAAGAAAACCCCTATTGCTACTGCAACTGAATAATAGGTTAGAGAAAAGGCTGTTTGTGTTTTTTTCATAGTTTCTGTATTTTGAATTAATAATTGTATGTGGGATCGTTAATTTCATGATATATTTTTCTAAATTAACAGAACTAATAAATTGACATACCTAAATACCCTAACATTAATAACAATGCGATAAAATGGATAAATGGAAACATCACCATTCTATTATGCTTGAATTCTAAGTAGCTACGAATAAAAAACGAAAGGAAAAATGTTATTAAAAAAGCCATTTCTATTTCAGAAAAATTCGCTTTATATATCAATGATAGCACTAAGCCTATTAACGACAAAATCATGGAAACTATAGTAGAAACTCCCGAAGATTCATTGTTTATATAAAATGAAGGTTTAATAGAGTATGATAATGACATACAATTTGAAAATAAAAGTGACCAATATCCTCGATCTTCCAGAATTATAAACAATTCTTCAGTGTTTTTATCCACACTGGACAAATCAACTGTTACTGAATGGTAATCCAGTTTGAACACTGCTTTCTTAGAACTAGAAGAATCTAATGCAATCTCCTGTCCAAAAAACAAATTTTGTTTTTGTCTTTTGCCATCCAAGAATACCTTAATAGACCTTGCAGCGTAATATGGTGTTTGATTAATTGCTTTTACAATCATAATAATTTAAATTTTTTCCCATTTTGAAATAAAAATATTAATATGGCTTACACTCATTACATAGACTTAAATCAATGATATCGATACTATTAATATTTTGTAAATCCATTAGTTGTTCGTATTTTTTTTATTGATTCAACAGCACTAAGCTATATTTTTTTGTAAAAAATAGCAAAGTTTTTTTAATGTAATTTATTAATCTGTTTAATCTTATAAAAAACTTTTGATGTCAACTCAAAAAATAACATTGCCTAACTTCTTTATTTATGTGCGCTTAGTCACTTTGCTTATTTCTTGATTTTCCTTATCTAGAACCATTCTGAATTATGTACCACTTGAATGCAAATGTGTTTTATACCGATTACTTGCTAAAATTACCCACTTATTTCACTGCGTTCATAACTGGCTTTTAGCAATGTATCGGCATAATACCTATGGGTAAATTAACACCAAAAATGGTATTATTACTGGAAAAAGGTATTTGGAAGCGGGGTGTGTAGAAGATTTTGTTCTCGATACAATTTTTGATTTCATTGCATTTCATCAAAAACCACTCAAACTGACAAAAGCATACAATTTTTGATTCCATTGCATTTCATCAAATATCACTCGAATTGACAAAAGCATACAATTTTTACTTCTCTGTCAGTTCAGTCCCGATGATCTCGGGATAAACTCTGACCCGATACATTGTGAAAACTATTTTATGAATAAAATAAAGTAGTGAGAATTGAACAAGTAATCGGTATAATCACAAAAAACTCAAATAGAAATCCCGATAGATTTTGTACTTTTGTAAATTAATATTTTCATCAAAAATCTATGTTTACGGGAATCATCGAAACTACGGGGAAAGTGGTGAAGATGGTACAAGAGGATACCAATATCCACTTTACTATTGAAACTGAGATAACCCCCGAACTAAAAATAGACCAAAGTGTTGCCCACAACGGTGTCTGCCTTACAGTGGTGGAAAAAAACGAAAACCAATATGTGGTAACCGCTATAGACGAAACCCTAAAAAGATCTAACCTACAAGACTGGAAAGAAGGAACTGCTGTAAACCTAGAGCGCTGTACGCAAATGAATGGCAGACTAGATGGTCATATTGTACAAGGACATGTAGATACCACAGGAATTTGTACCCAAGTAGAAAACGAAAATGGAAGTTGGAAATACACCATAGAATACAAGCCCATTAAAGAAGAGTATCTTACCGTAGAAAAAGGATCAATCTGTATTAATGGTGTTTCACTTACAGTGGTAGATTCTACTCCAACAAGTTTTTCGGTAGCGATTATTCCTTATACACATGAGCATACAAACTTTTATCAGCTCAAGGAAGGAGATCAGGTAAACTTAGAATTTGATATAATCGGAAAATACCTAGTGGCTTTAGCCCAAAAACGCGGAAAAGAATAGCATGAATAAATATCGATCGCATACTTGTGGAGAACTCAGAATGAGTCACCAAGGAGAAAGCGTAAAACTAAGCGGTTGGACGCAAAGAGTGAGAGAAATGGGTGGAATGATCTTTATAGACTTGAGAGATCGTTATGGAATCACCCAATTGAAATTTGACCAAGAAATTAACCCAGAACTTGTTGAAAAAGCCAAATCTATTGGAAGAGAAACGGTTTTGGGAATCCAAGGAACGGTGATAGAACGTAGTTCTAAAAACAATAATATTCCTACTGGAGAAATAGAAATTGAAGTAACAAATCTTCAAATACTTAATCCTGCAAAAACACCTCCATTTACCATAGAAGACAAAACAGATGGTGGAGATGATTTGAGAATGCAATATCGCTACCTAGATCTTAGGAGAAATCCAGTAAGAGAAAACCTTATTTTGAGATCTAAAGTAGCCATCGAGACAAGAAAATACCTTTCGGATAGAGAATTTATTGAGGTAGAAACTCCTGTTCTAATAAAATCCACTCCCGAAGGAGCAAGAGATTTTGTAGTGCCTTCTAGAATGAACAAAGGAGAATTCTACGCCTTGCCTCAGTCTCCTCAAACTTTTAAGCAATTGCTTATGGTTTCTGGTTTCGATAAATATTTTCAGATTGTAAAATGCTTTAGAGACGAGGATTTAAGAGCCGATCGTCAGCCTGAGTTTACTCAAATAGACTGCGAAATGTCTTTTGTGGAGCAAGAAGATATTCTCAATACTTTTGAAGGACTTACTCGTCATTTGATTAAAGAAACAAAAGGAGTAGAACTTGGAGATTTCCCAAGAATGACTTACGATGACGCTATGCGTCTTTATGGGTCTGACAAACCTGATACCCGTTTTGGGATGGAGTTTGTAGATTTTACAGAAGAAACTCAAAACAAAGGATTTGCCATTTTTGACCAAGCCGAAATCATCATCGGAATTCTTGCCAAAGGATGTGCAGACTATAGCCGAAAGAAAACCGACAAGCTTACCAAGTGGGTGCAAAGACCACAGATAGGAGCCAAAGGAATGGTGTATGCCAAATGGAATGAAGACGGGAGTACAAAATCATCAGTAGATAAATTTTATAGCTCAGAGCAAATCATTTCTTGGTTTGAAAAAGCTGGAGGAGAAAAAGGGGATATGATCCTGATACTTTCTGGAGAAAAAGACAAAACGAGAAAACAACTTTCTGAGCTGCGTCTTGAGATGGGAAGCCAACTAGGATTAAAAGATCCTGAAAAATTTGCTCCACTTTGGGTATTAGATTTTCCACTCCTTGAATGGGATGAAGAAAGTGAGCGTTATCACGCCATGCATCACCCATTTACCTCACCAAAAGATGAAGATATTGCAAGAATTGCGACACATCCTGCAGACGTGAGAGCCAATGCCTATGACTTGGTTCTTAATGGATCTGAAATAGGAGGAGGATCTATCAGAATACACGATAGAGAAATACAAAACCAAATGTTTCATCACCTTGGGTTTACCCAAGAAGAAGCATTAGCACAGTTCGGATTCCTTTTGGAAGCCTTTGAATATGGAGCACCACCACATGGTGGAATTGCTTTCGGACTGGATAGACTTTGTTCTATCATCGGAGGAGCTGAATCTATTAGAGATTATATCGCCTTCCCAAAAAATAACTCGGGTAGAGATGTCATGATAGACGCACCAGCCCACATAGATCAATCACAACTTCAAGAGCTTTCACTGGTATTAAACCTTGAAGAAAAAAATTAGCATTACCATGACAAACATTAAAGCAAAATCAGCCTTAATATCGGTATTTTATAAAGACGGACTCGCCCCAATTGTTCAAAAATTACACGAATTGGGAATTGAAATATACTCCACTGGAGGAACTCAAAAGTTTATTGAAGACCTTGAAATTCCTGTAAACCGTGTGGAAGACACCACAGGGTATCCATCCATTTTAGGAGGTAGGGTAAAAACCCTTCACCCAAATGTGTTTGGAGGTATTCTTTGGAGAAGAGGATTAGAAGATGATATTCGTGATACCCAAAAACATGATATTCCATCTTTTGATATCGTTATTGTAGATCTTTATCCTTTTGAAGAAACAGTAGCTTCTGGAGCAGAAGAAGCAGACATTATCGAAAAAGTAGATATCGGAGGGATTTCCTTAATCCGTGCAGCAGCCAAGAACTTTAAAGATGTAGTCATTATTCCTTCTAGAAATGAATATGCCAGACTTCTCACGATCTTAAATGAAGCTGAGGGAGAAACTACATTGGAACAAAGAAAAAACTTTGCCACACGTGCTTTTCAAGTATCTTCTCACTACGATACAGAGATTTATAAATATTTCAACAAAGAAGGGGACTTTAAAGTATTTAGAGAGAGTTTTTCTAGTTATGAAGAACTTCGTTATGGAGAAAACCCTCACCAAGAAGGAATATTCCATGGAAATCTATCAGAAATGTTTGACCAGCTCAATGGAAAAGCCATTTCTTACAACAACCTTTTGGATATCGATGCAGCCGTAAACCTCATTGGAGAATTTGACGAAACAACCTTTGCCGTTCTAAAACACAATAATGCATGTGGAATTGCCAGTAGAGACAATGTTCTTTTGGCTTGGAAAGATGCTTTAGCTGGAGATCCTGTTTCTGCTTTTGGAGGGGTTTTGGCTACCAATGTAGAAGTTGGTGAAGAAGTAGCTGAAGAAATCAATAAAATTTTCTTTGAAGTGATTATTGCTCCTTCATACACAGAGGAAGCTTTAGACATTTTAAAATCGAAGAAAAACAGAATTATCTTAGTTCAAAAAGAACAACTTTCAGAAAGAAAAATCTTTAGAACCGTACTCAATGGTGTACTTGAACAAGATGCTGACCATATAACTGATAACGAAGATAATTTCACGGTAAGTACAGAAAATGAGCCTACTGAAGAACAAAAATCGGATATGATTTTTGCCTCAAAAATCTGTAAACATACCAAGTCAAATGCCATTGTTTTTGCCAAAAACAAACAACTTTTGGCAAGTGGTGTAGGACAAACATCTCGTGTAGATGCCTTAAAACAAGCGACTATCAAAGCTAAGACTTTTGGATTTGAACTAAAAGATGCAGTAATGGCTTCCGATGCTTTTTTCCCATTCCCAGACTGCGTAGAGCTTGCTGACGAACAAGGAATCAAGGCGGTTATCCAACCTGGAGGATCGATAAAAGACCAATTATCGATAGATTACTGTAATGAAAACGAGATGACGATGGTATTCACAGGTACACGCCATTTTAAACACTAAAATAATTTTATCTTTGAGCTAAATATAACAATATGGGATTTTTCGATTTATTCAAAACACATGATGTTGCCATTGATTTGGGAACGGCAAACACCTTAATCATCTACAACAATAAAGTAGTAGTAGATGAACCCTCGATAGTGGCAAAAGATCGCTTGAGCGGGAAAGTGATTGCTGTGGGTCTCAAAGCACAACAAATGCATGGTAAAACCCATGAAAACATCAAGACGATTCGCCCACTAAAAGACGGTGTAATTGCCGATTTTAGTGCCTCGGAACATCTTATTAGAGAATTTGTTCGAAAAATCCCACAGCTCAAGAATTTTGTAAAAACCCCTTCTCTACGTATGGTAATTTGTATTCCAAGTGGAATTACCGAAGTAGAAAAAAGAGCCGTTATTGATTCTGCCGAACACGCAGGAGCAAAAGACGTGTATCTCGTTCACGAACCCATGGCGGCGGCTATCGGTATCGGAATTGATGTACAGGAGCCAAAAGGGAATATGATTATCGATATAGGAGGAGGAACTACCGAAATTGCCGTATTGGCACTAGGAGGAATCGTGTGCGATAAATCTATCAAAGTTGCAGGAGATATCTTCACTAATGATATTTCTTACTATATGCGTACTCAGCATAATCTATTTATAGGAGAGAGAACCGCAGAACGAATTAAAATAGAAGTGGGAGCTGCCATTCCTGATCTAGAAAGCCCACCAGAAGATTATGCCGTACAAGGTAGAGATCTGATGACGGGAAAGCCAAAACAAGTTACCGTTTCCTCATCAGAAATTGCTAGAGCTTTGGATAAATCCATTAATCAGATTGAAGAAGCCATTATGCAAACGCTTTCTATGACACCACCAGAATTGGCTGCCGATATCTACAATACAGGAATCTATCTTGCAGGTGGAGGATCTATGTTGAGAGGTTTAGATAGAAGAATTTCTATAAAAACTGAGCTTCCAGTATGTATTGCCGAAGATCCTTTAAGAGCCGTTGTTCGTGGAACAGGTATTTGCCTTAAAAATCTGGAGAAATTCCAATTCTTAATGAAAAAATAAATAAATGTTACACCTGTTTGAACTACTTAGGAAGTATAAGTATGCTTTATCTTTTGTGATATTGCAGCTCATTTCCTTTGTGTTTTTATTCAATACGCAGGTGTTTCATAAATTTTCTTTTTTAAATTCATCTAATTATTTGGTGGGTTCTACTTATGCCGTTTCTAGTAGTATTAATAATTACTTTAATCTGAAATCTAGAAATGTGCATCTGCAAGATCAAAACAGTCAATTATTAGAACAAAATCACCAACTAAAAGAACTCCTATTTGAAACCGGGAAAAATATTACGATAGATACCACAGATTTTACCTCGGTATTTCAATATCTCCCAGCAAAAGTGGTCAATTTTACTCAACACAATAAAAACGTATTTCTCACCATAAACAAAGGTGCCAATGATGGAATAAAGAAAGATATGGGAGTTATTGGAGCAAAAGGGATTATAGGTAAAACCATCTATATCTCAAACCAATACTCGATTGTGATGACTTGCTTACATCAAGATTTTTATACCAATATAGAAATAGGAAAGGAAAAAGTAATAGGTTCCCTTTCATGGAATGGAAACGATAACACTACTTGCCAAATAGGTTCGGTGAGTAAATACGCAAAAGTACAGGAAGGAGATTCTGTTTTCACTAATCAACTTTCTTCTATTTTCCCAAAAGATATCTTTATTGGGCAAGTTTCTAAAGTTTCCATAAATCCTGACGATCAGTTTTTCCAGATAGAAGTAGCTCTTGGACAAAACATAAAAGAAGCCTATCATGTCTATTTTTTAATGGACATAGACCGTGAAGAAAAACAATCTTTAGAAGACTCCATTTATGTTAAATAGATTGATTTCTCCCTATATACTGCGATTTTTCGCTTTGGTTTTCGCCCAAGTTTTCATCCTAGACGAAGTATATCTAGGAATGGAGCTACATCCTGTTATCTATCTATTATTTCCCCTAACCATGCCTCCAGGGGAGGATAAATTTAAAATTCTTTTGAGTTCTTTTACCATGGCTTTGTTGATAGATATTTTTCTAGACACTCTAGGATTACACAGTTCTGCCATGCTACTCATGATTTTATTGAGACCTATTGGATTAAAATCTATCAGGATTAAAACACTGGATATCAATGAAGAAATCACCATTCAAAAGATTCCTATTCTATCATTTAGTTTATACATTTTGACATTTACTTTGGTGCATCAGATTTATTATATAATTTTAAGCAACCTAAATATTGGAGCCATTGTACAATGGAAGTATATTTTCTTAAACACGATACTTTCATCACTTATTATGGTTTTGATTCATATTATTTTTACAAAAAAAAACAAAAGATAAATCGTGAAAAAATACGATTTAAAAAATCGACAATATATTATTCTCTTTTTGATGACACTTGGAGCATTAGTGATTTTCTTAAAACTCATTAATCTTCAATTAATCAATGATGTTTATAAGGAAAAGGCGGAGAGAAATGTCATTCGACAAGAAATACTGTATCCTGTTCGGGGTTCTATCTACGATAGAAACGGAGAACTTCTTGTGGGAAATATCCGTGCATTTGACCTCATGGTAACTCCCAGATATACAAAAGAATTTGACACTACGCTCTTAGCAAAATTAACCGATTCTTCTGTTGAAATCATCAAGAAAAAACTTAAAAAAGCCCAAAGATATTCCAGACACCTCGCCTCTCCAGTAATCAAAAACATTGAAAAAAAAGAGGGAATGATGTTATTGGAAAAAATCAATTCCTTTCCTGGTTTTGAGCTTCAAGAACGTACTACCCGATTTTACCCTTACGGAGTAGCTGCCAATATTTTGGGATATATTTCTCAAGTCCCTCCCCAATTTCAACGAGACAACCCTTACTATCATAGAAATGATAATATTGGAAGAACAGGCGTAGAGCGTACCTACGAAAAAGATTTAAGAGGAGAAAAAGGAGAAAAATTTTATTATAAAGATCGCTTTGGAAGATCAAAAGGAAGTTATAAAAACGGAGAATTGAACAAAAAAGCAAAAAGCGGTAAAGATCTAACAATTACCTTGGATTGGAAGCTTCAAGACTACGCACAGCAACTCATGGACGGAAAAAAAGGAGCTGTGGTAGCTATTGAACCCTCAAGTGGAGAAGTGCTCAGTATCGTTTCTAGTCCTACTTATGACCCAAATTTATTAGTAGGAAGAAGACGAACTAAAAACTATAATTTACTAGAAAAGGATACACTACTTCCTTTGTATGATAGAGCATTACAAGGACAATATCCTCCAGGTTCTACTTTTAAACTCGTAAACGCTTTAATTGGCTTACAAGAAGGAACGGTAACAGAATATTCAAAATTTCCCTGTCACCATGGATGGTATTATAGTCCGAGATTAAAAGTGGGTTGTCATTCACACTATTCTCCATTGGCATTGAGACAATCTATTGCACAATCTTGTAATGGATATTACTGTGCCCTTTTTCATAAAATGATTGATAAAGATCAAAAAACAAAAGAAAACTACACACGCTGGAGGGAATATGTGAAAAGTTTTGGATTTGGAAATTATCTTGGAAATGATTTTGATAAAGGAAGTCCAGGGAAAATTCCATCAGTAGCCGATAATGATTCTCGGTATCCCAAACTTTGGAAAGCTCCCACGGTTATTTCTTTATCTATTGGACAAGATGCCTTGCTGGCAACGCCTATCCAGATGGCAAATATGGCAGCTGCTATTGCCAATAGAGGATATTTTTACACACCTCATATCATTAAAGAAAAAAATGGAGAATCGATTGAAATTGAACGTTTCACCA
Coding sequences within it:
- a CDS encoding choice-of-anchor J domain-containing protein, producing MKNSYLLSVFLILFSFSGMAQPLNESFEGNQFPPQGWEVLDYGSSGRAWSQYSTNPHTGSNSASIGYHSSQAHNDWLITRELVIFPTDTLHFYARNNSSTYQDQFHLKLSNSGDGTDTADFTVTLDTNITPPTTWTKYSYPLGTYAGQTVRVAFQAISKDELRLSIDDVSGPLTIPFTCFTPYAMDANITDTSAVLSWQDSSANATDYAYKLFEVGNTTAVFQGNTSDTFLNFSGLMPNTDYNLEIFTNCTGADTTSDEMSFNFTTNCITYATFADSFDNTATGALPDCWSSIEVGNSFTDIEAYTSTGPIGTKHLRFYNSSITGSNLNLTALSPELTTLAAGTHRINMMVKGSSSTSKFVVGTIASAMDTASFTPVDTIDLTSTYTVYRKEITHANHNYVAIKYLSNTNYSSGFIDNFMWEQTPSCLEINTVSLDSTTDSSAAVYWDAVASANSYYYEITELDSTTIIASGTSSDTTETITGLNGNTDYTINVFAVCSATDTSASTTMNFTTECGTVNSFSENFDSYASAIVPDCWANVINSTSTSARAYTYSSTSPNSGNRHIRLYNSADIDAQIYFITPELNDLPNGTHRARFFAKETGPGNTGVILGTMTSPSDTASFTVVDTVMLTATYTEYSVNYDQTTTHKFLAIKYLTDDDYCSVYIDDFNWETIPACVKPDSLMISAIGTDSMTFSWTPETAAGTYEVEYGETGFTQGSGTFVTSTDTFKTVTGLNDGTTYDFYVRAICGAGDTSLWTSEVSGTTLCNTISAITNESFEGVANGEGLTKCWSEYEDIASSSSFYGVHKYATSSAYDSSNVMRLRTSYSTSDTAILISPEFDHNLTNKSVKFYSRGSSASKLEIGTMSDPNDASTFQVYTTLDDFTTSTTEEYNAYIVDAANTDRYLAFRLTATATYSYVYIDYLTVEDAPSCVGPVSYTASTVSDTSFEVSWTNVTAATSWIVEYGNVGFTPGTGTTITTTSNPLTITGFMDGDTVDVYVRSLCSATDTSALDDPFTYTLSCAPMSVLDEDFSTFLPDCWDKYSGALTTNSTLAPVTSSFTGWRNDGYLNSGSTGAARVNIWSTGTDEWLVSPSVNLEANHAKVLKFDAGVTQYNSTNAPTGGQMGPDDRVVILISPDNGATWSSANAIYTFDTLNAPTTTGSSYTVDLTAYTGNVKIAFYAESTVAGGDRDFFIDNVEIREPEVDGGLLNFANTDTLLCEGNPIYVSANVTNVGDTALHAYDIKLNISGGSSMTYSLNTMVPKGDTVLLNLDTLNLAAGTYTLEAIMSAADDKDLGNDTITHTVTVEALPMVNAGNDTTICPGGSVQLFATGNANSYSWQSTGFTGGNGVSVGPLITTEYIVVATSAAGCETKDTLVVTVATVPNLSIAYAGGVLTASSGFTSYEWKFNNAVVNTTSSFSPTVNGDYTVTATTAEGCTETATYKVSGIGLDELDENEIAIYPNPVNDVLNINSELEVTNLRIVDAQGRTIMENILTSKGSIEVSELASGNYFLIGESEKGNFVRRFVKK
- the aspS gene encoding aspartate--tRNA ligase, which translates into the protein MNKYRSHTCGELRMSHQGESVKLSGWTQRVREMGGMIFIDLRDRYGITQLKFDQEINPELVEKAKSIGRETVLGIQGTVIERSSKNNNIPTGEIEIEVTNLQILNPAKTPPFTIEDKTDGGDDLRMQYRYLDLRRNPVRENLILRSKVAIETRKYLSDREFIEVETPVLIKSTPEGARDFVVPSRMNKGEFYALPQSPQTFKQLLMVSGFDKYFQIVKCFRDEDLRADRQPEFTQIDCEMSFVEQEDILNTFEGLTRHLIKETKGVELGDFPRMTYDDAMRLYGSDKPDTRFGMEFVDFTEETQNKGFAIFDQAEIIIGILAKGCADYSRKKTDKLTKWVQRPQIGAKGMVYAKWNEDGSTKSSVDKFYSSEQIISWFEKAGGEKGDMILILSGEKDKTRKQLSELRLEMGSQLGLKDPEKFAPLWVLDFPLLEWDEESERYHAMHHPFTSPKDEDIARIATHPADVRANAYDLVLNGSEIGGGSIRIHDREIQNQMFHHLGFTQEEALAQFGFLLEAFEYGAPPHGGIAFGLDRLCSIIGGAESIRDYIAFPKNNSGRDVMIDAPAHIDQSQLQELSLVLNLEEKN
- the dtd gene encoding D-aminoacyl-tRNA deacylase, which encodes MRMILQRVSQARLTSRKNFLSEIQNGLFILVGVGDEDSKEDAKWLVQKVLKCRIFSDENDLMNLSVMDTKGELLVVSQFTLHASYKKGNRPSFIKAAKAQKALELYEYTVNLFKEQYQESAVKMGSFGNHMEISCVNDGPVTLIFDSKNKE
- a CDS encoding riboflavin synthase — protein: MFTGIIETTGKVVKMVQEDTNIHFTIETEITPELKIDQSVAHNGVCLTVVEKNENQYVVTAIDETLKRSNLQDWKEGTAVNLERCTQMNGRLDGHIVQGHVDTTGICTQVENENGSWKYTIEYKPIKEEYLTVEKGSICINGVSLTVVDSTPTSFSVAIIPYTHEHTNFYQLKEGDQVNLEFDIIGKYLVALAQKRGKE
- a CDS encoding nucleotide pyrophosphohydrolase is translated as MELKELQEQVDNWIKTYGVRYFSELTNMAILTEEVGELARIMSRRYGEQSEKESDKNKDLGDEIADVLWVLTCIANQTGIDLEKALQKNFEKKTQRDATRHLENKKLE